A section of the Desulfurispora thermophila DSM 16022 genome encodes:
- the coaD gene encoding pantetheine-phosphate adenylyltransferase, with amino-acid sequence MRIAVYPGSFDPITNGHLDVIERAAALFDEVIVAVSCNAHKRPLFTVEERVEILKAVLQPYYNVLVDSFYGLTVNFAREKGAQAIVRGLRAISDFENEFMMALTNKKLAPGIETIFLMTRAEFSFISSTAVKEVMLFGGCVRDMVPPLVEERLKDKYRQLRNAGEVKS; translated from the coding sequence TTGCGTATAGCTGTCTATCCGGGAAGTTTTGACCCAATTACCAACGGGCATCTGGACGTGATTGAAAGGGCGGCTGCTCTTTTTGATGAAGTGATCGTGGCGGTTTCCTGCAACGCCCATAAAAGACCCCTGTTTACGGTGGAGGAGCGGGTGGAAATATTAAAGGCGGTTCTCCAGCCCTATTACAATGTGCTGGTGGATTCTTTTTACGGTCTGACGGTCAATTTTGCCCGGGAAAAAGGGGCCCAGGCCATAGTGCGGGGCCTGCGGGCCATCTCGGATTTCGAGAATGAGTTTATGATGGCGCTGACCAACAAGAAGCTGGCGCCCGGTATAGAGACCATCTTTTTAATGACCAGAGCGGAGTTTTCCTTTATCAGCTCCACGGCTGTGAAAGAAGTGATGCTCTTTGGCGGTTGTGTGCGGGATATGGTGCCGCCCCTGGTGGAGGAGCGGCTGAAGGATAAGTACCGGCAATTGCGCAATGCAGGGGAGGTTAAGTCTTGA
- the gpr gene encoding GPR endopeptidase yields the protein MQNIWQAMNIHVDLALEAREIVQGKTGQEIPGVRVDREKFNHATVTIVHIEDPGAEQIMGKPVGTYITIEAPVLRHNDPIAHHEVGEIVARQLSKVLNLADNASVLVVGLGNWHATPDALGPKVVDMTMVTRHIFNYAPQELAPGMRPVSALAPGVLGITGIETAEIIRGVVEKIQPDLVIAIDALASRNVDRIATTIQIADTGVSPGSGVGNQRQGLNKQTLGIPVVAIGVPTVVHAAVIANDTIEEFIEQIKNSPSVYKVFSTLNLDITRTVIEKVLEPFGGHLMVTPKEIDDLIQRTAKVIAGGITRALHPQMPVEQYEYYLQ from the coding sequence ATGCAAAACATCTGGCAGGCCATGAACATCCACGTCGATCTGGCCCTGGAAGCGCGGGAAATTGTGCAGGGCAAAACCGGCCAGGAAATACCCGGCGTGCGGGTAGACCGGGAAAAATTCAATCATGCCACTGTAACCATCGTGCATATTGAAGACCCGGGCGCCGAACAAATTATGGGCAAACCGGTGGGCACTTACATTACCATTGAAGCGCCCGTTCTGCGTCACAATGATCCCATCGCCCACCATGAAGTTGGAGAAATCGTCGCCCGCCAGCTGAGCAAAGTGCTCAATCTGGCAGATAACGCCAGCGTACTGGTGGTGGGGCTGGGCAACTGGCATGCCACGCCCGACGCCCTGGGACCCAAAGTGGTGGACATGACCATGGTCACCCGGCACATTTTTAACTACGCGCCCCAGGAGCTGGCCCCCGGCATGCGGCCGGTGAGCGCCCTGGCCCCCGGCGTGCTGGGCATCACGGGCATTGAGACGGCGGAAATTATTCGCGGTGTGGTGGAAAAAATTCAGCCCGACCTGGTCATTGCCATTGATGCCCTGGCTTCGCGCAATGTGGACCGCATTGCCACCACCATCCAGATTGCCGACACCGGCGTCAGTCCGGGTTCGGGAGTAGGCAACCAGCGCCAGGGTTTGAACAAGCAAACTCTGGGTATACCGGTGGTAGCCATCGGCGTGCCCACTGTGGTGCACGCGGCGGTGATCGCCAATGACACCATCGAAGAGTTTATTGAACAGATAAAAAACAGCCCCAGCGTTTACAAGGTCTTCAGCACTTTGAATCTGGACATTACCCGCACCGTTATCGAAAAAGTGCTGGAGCCCTTCGGCGGCCACCTGATGGTCACTCCCAAAGAAATTGACGATTTGATCCAGCGCACGGCCAAGGTTATCGCCGGGGGCATCACCCGCGCTTTGCACCCGCAGATGCCGGTGGAACAGTATGAGTATTATCTTCAATAA
- the rsmD gene encoding 16S rRNA (guanine(966)-N(2))-methyltransferase RsmD, translating to MNGDTTVTVWAKGQILLRVIAGKAKKRILKVPTGWTGRPTADRVKEALFNILGAAVIESDFLDLFAGTGNVGIEALSRGARKACFVEKDRRAVGAIKQNLALTGLSQQAEIWAGDVFKILNNLSERKINFDFIFLDPPYDKGYEEGVMELIIAGKLLRPGGLLIAEVSKRQVMPEEKNGLALWRREKYGDTVLCFYRWAGYDGEEA from the coding sequence GTGAACGGTGATACTACAGTAACAGTATGGGCGAAAGGACAGATTTTGTTGCGGGTAATTGCTGGCAAAGCCAAAAAGAGGATATTGAAGGTGCCCACCGGTTGGACGGGCCGTCCCACGGCCGACCGGGTGAAAGAGGCTCTGTTCAATATTTTGGGTGCGGCAGTGATAGAAAGCGATTTTCTGGACCTGTTTGCCGGGACGGGCAATGTAGGCATTGAAGCCTTGAGCCGGGGGGCCCGGAAAGCCTGCTTTGTGGAAAAGGATCGCCGGGCGGTGGGGGCGATAAAACAGAACCTGGCTTTAACCGGTTTGAGCCAGCAGGCGGAAATCTGGGCCGGCGATGTTTTTAAAATTTTAAATAATCTGTCAGAAAGAAAAATAAATTTTGACTTTATTTTTCTCGATCCGCCTTACGACAAAGGATATGAAGAGGGTGTTATGGAATTAATAATTGCCGGCAAGTTACTTAGACCCGGTGGCTTGTTGATTGCGGAAGTCAGCAAACGGCAGGTCATGCCGGAAGAGAAAAATGGCCTGGCCTTATGGAGACGGGAGAAATACGGTGACACTGTGCTTTGTTTTTACCGGTGGGCGGGGTATGATGGAGAGGAGGCCTGA
- a CDS encoding alpha/beta-type small acid-soluble spore protein — protein MSRNTNTKVVPGAKSALDAMKYEVANELGLANYNQIDKGQLTSRQNGYVGGNITRRLVALGEAALMQQGGAAIGATTSVPLQTPQS, from the coding sequence ATGTCTCGTAACACCAACACTAAAGTGGTTCCCGGTGCCAAGAGTGCCCTGGATGCTATGAAATACGAGGTGGCCAACGAGTTGGGACTGGCCAACTACAACCAGATTGACAAGGGGCAGCTGACCTCGCGGCAAAATGGTTATGTGGGCGGCAACATCACCCGCCGGCTGGTGGCCCTGGGCGAAGCTGCTCTGATGCAACAGGGCGGGGCCGCGATTGGTGCCACGACCAGTGTCCCTCTGCAGACCCCGCAGTCCTAA
- the acs gene encoding acetate--CoA ligase alpha subunit, which produces MADLSSFFAPHSVAVIGASRTPGKIGYAIVDNIIKSGFAGTIVPINPREQEILGHRCYSRITEAPGPIDMAVISVPAAKAVDAVEDCARAGVKNLVIITAGFKEVGKEGLALEKQIVAICRENNITMLGPNCVGMMDTHTPLNASFAVNFPRRGDIAFISQSGAMLVAILDWSQYTGLGFSKVISLGNKAYLTESHFIDAVAADPNTRVVLCYIEDVTDGKHFLEVARRASRKKPVIILKSGTSQAGAQAASSHTGALAGSDLAYDTAFRQTGIIRAGTMAELFDLAIAFSKQPVPRGKRVAVVTNAGGPGIVTTDRIENQGLEMARFAKETVDFLRQNLPAESNIYNPVDVLGDANVDRYQIALQKTLTDPHVDSAVVLVCPTAVTDASSIARVIIDEHRKVPEKPVFAAYMGGESLAAGAKKLNDAGIPCYTFPETAIDAIKGMSHYRQILQRPASAGEPRPDNLYPDTVKQIFQKARQDNRVVLLGSEAVQVMQAYGIPCAPTELATTSDHAVELAEKMGYPLVMKIASPKILHKTDVGGVKIGLRDAVEVKKAFAEIMENVTRLLPNTEIYGIEIQKMMPRGTEIIIGMIKDVQFGPLIACGLGGIYVNLLKDVSFRLADGLTRAEIEEMLSETKAYTLLRGYRGEKPADIKTIVDMIARTACLVSDFGEISEIDINPVFAYPTGARALDVKITIA; this is translated from the coding sequence TTGGCTGACTTAAGCAGTTTTTTCGCACCGCACAGTGTAGCCGTCATTGGCGCATCGCGCACACCGGGCAAGATTGGCTATGCCATTGTAGATAACATTATCAAAAGCGGCTTTGCGGGCACCATTGTTCCCATTAACCCCAGGGAACAGGAGATTTTGGGCCACAGGTGCTACAGCCGCATTACAGAGGCACCCGGCCCCATTGACATGGCTGTCATTTCCGTACCGGCGGCCAAAGCGGTAGATGCAGTGGAAGACTGTGCCAGAGCCGGCGTAAAAAACCTGGTCATCATCACGGCCGGCTTCAAGGAAGTGGGTAAGGAAGGGCTGGCCCTGGAGAAGCAGATTGTGGCCATCTGCCGGGAAAACAACATCACCATGCTGGGGCCCAACTGCGTGGGCATGATGGACACGCACACCCCGCTCAACGCCTCTTTTGCCGTCAACTTCCCCCGCCGGGGGGATATAGCCTTCATTTCCCAGAGCGGGGCCATGCTGGTGGCCATCCTGGACTGGAGCCAATACACCGGTCTGGGCTTTTCCAAAGTGATCAGTCTGGGCAACAAGGCCTATCTGACCGAATCCCATTTCATTGATGCCGTGGCCGCCGACCCCAACACCCGGGTTGTCCTCTGTTACATAGAAGACGTAACCGACGGCAAACATTTTCTGGAGGTCGCCCGCCGGGCCAGCCGGAAAAAACCGGTAATCATTCTCAAGAGCGGCACCAGCCAGGCCGGTGCCCAGGCCGCTTCCAGCCACACCGGCGCCCTGGCCGGCAGCGATCTGGCCTACGACACGGCATTCCGGCAGACCGGCATCATCCGGGCCGGCACCATGGCCGAGCTGTTCGACCTGGCCATCGCCTTTTCCAAGCAGCCCGTACCCCGGGGCAAGCGCGTAGCTGTGGTAACCAACGCCGGTGGTCCCGGCATTGTGACCACCGACCGCATTGAAAATCAAGGGCTGGAAATGGCCCGCTTTGCAAAGGAAACCGTCGACTTTTTGCGCCAGAACCTGCCGGCCGAATCCAACATTTACAACCCGGTGGACGTGCTGGGCGACGCGAATGTGGACCGCTACCAGATAGCCTTGCAAAAGACGCTGACCGACCCCCACGTGGACAGCGCCGTGGTACTGGTCTGCCCCACCGCGGTTACTGATGCATCATCCATCGCCCGGGTTATCATCGACGAACACCGGAAGGTACCGGAAAAACCGGTCTTTGCCGCCTACATGGGCGGCGAATCGCTGGCGGCCGGAGCGAAAAAGCTGAACGATGCCGGAATCCCCTGTTACACCTTCCCGGAGACGGCCATCGACGCCATCAAGGGCATGAGCCACTACCGGCAAATCCTGCAGCGCCCTGCATCGGCCGGGGAGCCCCGGCCGGACAACCTGTACCCGGACACAGTGAAACAGATTTTTCAAAAGGCGCGCCAGGACAACCGGGTAGTCCTGCTGGGCAGCGAAGCGGTGCAAGTTATGCAGGCTTACGGCATCCCCTGCGCCCCCACCGAGCTGGCCACCACTTCTGACCACGCCGTAGAACTGGCCGAAAAAATGGGCTACCCCCTGGTGATGAAGATCGCCTCCCCCAAGATCCTGCACAAAACCGATGTAGGGGGAGTAAAAATAGGCCTCCGGGACGCGGTCGAGGTGAAAAAAGCCTTCGCCGAGATTATGGAAAACGTCACCCGGCTGCTGCCCAATACGGAAATATACGGTATTGAAATCCAGAAAATGATGCCCAGGGGTACAGAAATAATCATCGGCATGATTAAAGACGTGCAGTTCGGCCCGCTCATCGCCTGCGGGCTGGGCGGGATCTACGTCAACCTCTTAAAAGATGTCTCCTTCCGCCTGGCGGACGGTCTCACCCGGGCCGAAATCGAAGAGATGTTGAGCGAAACCAAAGCCTACACATTGCTGCGCGGCTACCGGGGCGAGAAACCGGCCGACATCAAGACCATAGTGGACATGATCGCCCGCACGGCCTGCCTGGTCAGCGATTTTGGTGAGATTTCCGAGATTGACATCAACCCGGTGTTTGCCTATCCCACAGGTGCCCGGGCCCTGGATGTAAAAATAACCATAGCGTGA
- the recG gene encoding ATP-dependent DNA helicase RecG, with translation MPERVVVLSGDLWQLDVRYLKNIGPKMAALFHKLEIFTLGDLLYHFPRQYEDRRLVKTVDRVLHGETVAMRGRVVESGEVKPRPGLSIQKFTLRDEKGFFIAQWYNQPYLLKQLVPGTELVVCGKVEYQFGCWQMAVSDYDRLDEGGGQLNTGRVVPVYALTGRLTQRYLRRVVHQTLQEYAGRLPEFLPAALRQRYVLPGLEQALWEMHFPSQLETYQQARRRFVFEELFMHQLLLEMKRRQSVSRPKPFRYYPERVEEEKFLAHLPFALTDGQRTAWQEIKGQMLEPHPMRRLLQGDVGCGKTVVAMLAALLAAHSGLQVAVMAPTEILARQHYQSMLRWLAPCGVRIALLTGSTARARRQALLQAVRAGQVDVLVGTHALIQEAVEFHALALVIIDEQHRFGVRQRALLEYKGYSPDLLVMTATPIPRTMALTLYGDLEVSTIKEMPPGRQPVRTVLLNDRQAGQAYGVVREQVQRGRQAYVVCPLVEESEKLDLQAAEKLWQHLSRTVLPDCRLALLHGRMAAREKERVMVAFQAGEIDVLVSTTVVEVGVDVPNATVMVVVDAERFGLAQLHQLRGRVGRGREAGYCFLLSASRSPEALARLQALVETGDGFVLAEKDLALRGPGEPWGVKQTGVFMYRLADPVRHSKALLAARRAARDLLATDPDLQSRANASLRQRLFNIFQEEMHFGVIN, from the coding sequence ATGCCGGAAAGAGTGGTTGTGTTGAGCGGCGATCTCTGGCAGCTGGATGTGCGCTATTTGAAAAACATTGGCCCCAAAATGGCGGCCCTTTTTCATAAACTGGAAATATTCACCCTGGGTGATCTGCTTTATCATTTTCCCCGCCAGTACGAAGACCGGCGGCTGGTGAAAACCGTGGACAGGGTTTTGCACGGCGAAACCGTGGCCATGCGGGGCCGGGTGGTGGAAAGCGGTGAAGTGAAGCCCCGGCCGGGCCTGAGTATTCAAAAATTCACCCTGCGGGATGAAAAGGGTTTTTTCATTGCCCAGTGGTACAACCAGCCCTATCTATTGAAACAACTGGTGCCCGGCACCGAACTGGTGGTATGCGGCAAGGTGGAGTACCAGTTTGGCTGCTGGCAAATGGCGGTGAGCGATTACGACCGGCTGGACGAGGGCGGCGGGCAGCTCAATACCGGGCGGGTGGTGCCGGTGTACGCTTTAACCGGCCGGCTCACCCAGCGCTACCTGCGCCGGGTTGTCCACCAGACCCTGCAAGAGTATGCCGGTCGTCTGCCCGAGTTTTTGCCGGCCGCACTGCGTCAAAGGTATGTCCTGCCCGGGTTGGAGCAGGCGCTCTGGGAAATGCACTTTCCCAGCCAGCTGGAGACGTACCAACAGGCCCGTCGCCGCTTTGTTTTTGAAGAGCTGTTCATGCACCAGCTCTTGCTGGAGATGAAAAGGCGGCAGTCGGTCAGCCGGCCCAAACCCTTCCGCTATTACCCGGAAAGGGTGGAGGAGGAAAAATTCCTGGCCCACCTGCCCTTTGCTTTAACTGACGGACAGCGGACGGCCTGGCAGGAGATAAAGGGCCAGATGCTGGAACCCCATCCCATGCGCCGCTTGCTGCAGGGCGATGTGGGCTGCGGCAAAACCGTGGTGGCCATGCTGGCGGCGCTGCTGGCCGCACACAGCGGCCTGCAGGTGGCCGTGATGGCACCCACCGAGATACTGGCCCGCCAGCACTACCAGTCCATGCTGCGCTGGCTTGCTCCCTGCGGTGTAAGAATTGCCCTGCTCACCGGCAGTACGGCGCGGGCCCGCCGGCAGGCACTGCTGCAGGCGGTGCGGGCCGGTCAGGTGGACGTGCTGGTGGGAACCCACGCCCTGATTCAGGAAGCGGTGGAGTTTCACGCCCTGGCCCTGGTGATCATCGATGAACAGCATCGCTTCGGCGTTCGGCAGCGGGCCTTGCTGGAGTACAAGGGGTACAGTCCGGATTTGCTGGTCATGACCGCAACTCCCATTCCCCGCACCATGGCCCTGACCCTCTATGGCGATCTGGAAGTGAGCACCATCAAGGAAATGCCACCCGGCCGGCAGCCGGTGCGCACGGTTTTACTGAACGACCGCCAGGCCGGGCAGGCCTATGGAGTGGTTCGGGAACAGGTGCAGCGGGGTCGCCAGGCCTATGTGGTCTGTCCCCTGGTGGAGGAATCGGAAAAGTTGGATTTGCAGGCGGCGGAAAAATTGTGGCAGCATCTCTCCCGTACGGTACTGCCCGATTGCCGCCTGGCCCTGTTGCACGGGCGAATGGCGGCGCGGGAAAAGGAGCGGGTGATGGTTGCCTTTCAGGCCGGGGAAATAGATGTGCTGGTGAGCACCACGGTGGTGGAAGTGGGAGTGGATGTGCCCAATGCTACGGTAATGGTGGTGGTGGACGCCGAGCGCTTCGGACTGGCCCAGTTGCACCAGCTGCGCGGCCGGGTGGGGCGGGGCCGGGAGGCGGGTTATTGTTTTTTGCTCAGCGCCAGCCGCAGCCCGGAGGCGCTGGCCCGCCTGCAGGCGCTGGTGGAAACCGGTGACGGCTTCGTGCTGGCCGAAAAGGACCTGGCCCTGCGCGGGCCGGGGGAACCGTGGGGAGTGAAGCAGACCGGTGTGTTTATGTACCGGCTGGCCGATCCGGTGCGCCACAGCAAAGCGTTGCTGGCCGCCCGCCGGGCCGCCCGGGACCTGCTGGCCACCGACCCGGATCTGCAGAGCCGGGCCAACGCTTCATTGCGCCAGCGTCTGTTTAATATTTTTCAGGAAGAAATGCATTTTGGAGTAATAAATTAG
- a CDS encoding phosphotransacetylase family protein, protein MKSLYITGTAGSGKTAVAAGLAQKFTQQGYRVTYLKPVGYSASLTQRQDKDALLMQKLLKMDVPLEMITPVMAGPSYLSGQSRPAELLDKIKKAYETVAEKTDIVIIGGAPRPHVLSSVGLDTVKLAELFGAAVVYLIKIDNDYSVDMAVFINNYLKKHGLEVIGNIFNQVSRPLLAKTEGIYRHLLEQQGHRTLGIIPRNPEIASPTVAEYLEALGGELLSGDDRLDRIVEDVIIGAMTLESALGYLRRAPNKAVITGGDRADICLAALETSTSALILTGGLYPDVKVIARAEEKGVPVILVHYDTYTTLEKFSEVSRHLRPEDEKSLRLTLQSIEQHCQWQAILEKLI, encoded by the coding sequence ATGAAAAGCCTTTATATCACCGGCACCGCCGGCAGCGGCAAGACAGCAGTGGCTGCCGGACTGGCCCAGAAATTCACCCAGCAGGGGTATCGTGTAACCTACTTAAAGCCCGTTGGTTATTCCGCCTCTTTGACCCAGCGGCAGGACAAAGACGCCCTGCTGATGCAAAAACTGCTCAAAATGGACGTACCGCTGGAAATGATCACACCCGTCATGGCCGGGCCATCCTATCTTTCCGGACAGTCCAGACCGGCCGAATTGCTGGACAAAATTAAAAAGGCCTACGAGACCGTGGCCGAAAAAACCGATATTGTGATCATCGGCGGAGCACCCCGGCCCCATGTGCTGAGCAGCGTGGGACTGGACACGGTAAAACTGGCAGAACTTTTCGGTGCAGCAGTAGTGTATCTGATCAAGATTGACAACGATTACAGTGTGGATATGGCCGTATTCATTAACAATTACTTAAAGAAGCATGGCCTGGAGGTCATCGGCAACATCTTCAACCAGGTTTCCCGCCCCCTGCTGGCCAAGACCGAAGGGATCTACCGCCACCTGCTGGAGCAACAGGGACACCGCACTCTGGGCATCATCCCCCGCAACCCGGAAATTGCCTCCCCCACGGTGGCCGAATATCTGGAAGCGTTGGGCGGAGAGCTGCTCAGCGGAGATGACCGGCTGGACCGCATTGTGGAAGACGTGATCATTGGCGCCATGACTTTAGAAAGCGCCCTGGGCTACCTGCGGCGGGCTCCCAACAAGGCCGTAATCACGGGAGGCGACCGGGCCGACATCTGCCTGGCCGCCCTGGAAACCAGCACCTCGGCACTGATTCTCACCGGCGGACTGTACCCCGATGTCAAGGTGATTGCCCGGGCGGAGGAAAAAGGCGTCCCGGTAATTCTGGTGCATTACGATACATACACCACTCTGGAAAAGTTTTCCGAGGTATCCCGGCACCTGCGGCCCGAGGACGAAAAAAGCCTGCGGCTTACCTTGCAGAGCATTGAACAGCACTGCCAGTGGCAGGCTATATTGGAGAAACTCATATAA